A genomic stretch from Nocardia wallacei includes:
- a CDS encoding GMC family oxidoreductase N-terminal domain-containing protein → MRDVIVIGAGGGGPVIAAELAGRGLDVLLLEAGPRHGAPSEQWSHAENDANNPNHGFLRFGPQDRRQPAWFREWASNVYAWQLAGVGGTTAHYFANSPRPYPGVFQGYSGPDAAAYDRAHEFPFPYAEFVPYLEWVEATLPVQTAAMGTKEQLTFRGCENVGLPVQTTRTTTGASFRPQQNAILQPGGNAGRSDRADLLTYPDATGCTFCGHCFQGCYEPIGAPRNRAAKRSTDNSYVPLGLAADAVRPGGRAVELLADSFVQQIHTEQHGGELVATGVTWRDNSSGARFTEDARVVVLAGGSTESPRLWLNSGLPNPNDWVGRGHTDHFLDWVVGSFDEYTGNSKGANSSARVDFPGHGGIENVGLTPAIQAFSMALSDSGVRGVYDNGRAPLGPWDGPAGRLVGTELMELLSGGIDHLLNFLVLTDDHVEPRNRISLSLFPADENGAPAKIDVARRQRDPRTLANREFMAARAAEIMRAAGARKVYRVDWAPLLLHVHSSMRMGASPADSVLGADAQARWVRRLYIADNSALPNALGGPNPTLSTQALATRTAEHIFRDYFGGDTWVDKESPIVSTDARISARLTDLGDPGVTAGAGR, encoded by the coding sequence ATGCGTGACGTCATCGTGATCGGAGCGGGCGGCGGCGGGCCTGTCATCGCCGCCGAACTGGCCGGGCGCGGCCTGGATGTGCTGTTACTGGAGGCGGGCCCGCGCCACGGCGCGCCGAGCGAGCAGTGGTCGCACGCCGAGAACGACGCCAACAACCCCAACCACGGTTTCCTGCGGTTCGGCCCGCAGGACCGGCGCCAGCCCGCATGGTTCCGGGAGTGGGCGTCGAACGTCTACGCCTGGCAGCTGGCCGGGGTCGGCGGGACCACCGCGCACTACTTCGCCAACAGCCCGCGCCCGTACCCGGGCGTATTCCAGGGCTATTCGGGTCCCGACGCGGCCGCCTACGATCGCGCGCACGAATTCCCGTTCCCCTACGCGGAATTCGTGCCGTATCTGGAGTGGGTGGAGGCGACGCTGCCGGTGCAGACCGCGGCCATGGGCACCAAGGAGCAGCTGACCTTCCGCGGCTGCGAGAACGTCGGGCTGCCGGTGCAGACCACCCGCACCACCACCGGGGCCTCGTTCCGGCCCCAGCAGAACGCCATCCTGCAACCCGGCGGCAATGCCGGGCGCAGCGATCGCGCCGACCTGCTGACCTATCCGGACGCGACCGGCTGCACCTTCTGCGGGCACTGTTTCCAGGGCTGCTACGAGCCGATCGGGGCGCCACGCAACCGCGCCGCCAAACGCTCCACCGACAACAGCTATGTGCCGCTGGGCCTCGCCGCCGACGCCGTCCGTCCCGGCGGCCGGGCCGTCGAACTGCTCGCCGACAGCTTCGTACAGCAGATCCACACCGAACAGCACGGCGGCGAGCTGGTCGCGACCGGCGTCACCTGGCGCGACAATTCCAGCGGCGCGCGGTTCACCGAGGACGCCCGCGTGGTGGTGCTCGCGGGCGGCTCGACCGAGAGCCCGCGGCTGTGGCTCAACAGCGGGCTGCCCAACCCCAACGACTGGGTGGGGCGCGGGCACACCGACCACTTCCTGGACTGGGTCGTCGGCAGTTTCGACGAGTACACCGGTAACTCCAAGGGCGCCAACTCCTCGGCCCGCGTCGACTTTCCGGGCCACGGCGGCATCGAGAACGTCGGGCTGACCCCGGCCATCCAGGCGTTCTCGATGGCCCTGTCCGACAGCGGCGTACGCGGCGTCTACGACAACGGCCGCGCCCCGCTGGGTCCCTGGGACGGCCCGGCCGGGCGGCTGGTCGGCACGGAGCTGATGGAACTGCTTTCCGGCGGCATCGACCATCTGCTGAACTTCCTCGTCCTCACCGACGACCACGTCGAGCCGCGGAACCGGATCAGCCTGTCGCTGTTCCCCGCCGACGAGAACGGCGCCCCCGCCAAGATCGATGTCGCACGGCGGCAACGCGATCCGCGGACGCTGGCGAACCGGGAGTTCATGGCCGCCCGCGCCGCGGAGATCATGCGGGCGGCCGGGGCGCGCAAGGTGTACCGGGTGGACTGGGCGCCATTGCTGCTGCACGTGCACTCGTCTATGCGGATGGGCGCCTCGCCCGCGGACTCGGTGCTCGGCGCCGACGCGCAGGCCCGCTGGGTCCGGCGGCTCTACATCGCCGACAATTCGGCACTGCCGAACGCCCTGGGCGGGCCGAATCCGACCCTGTCCACCCAGGCGCTGGCGACCCGCACCGCCGAGCACATCTTCCGCGACTACTTCGGCGGCGACACCTGGGTCGACAAGGAGTCGCCGATCGTCAGCACCGATGCGCGGATCTCCGCGCGCCTGACCGACCTCGGCGACCCGGGCGTCACAGCAGGAGCAGGCCGATAG